GAAGGTGTCGGTACGGCAAGCGGTGCAGAGGCCCGTGTCGTAAATCTGGTCTCTGGGGACGCCCCCATCGCAGAGCTGGCGTACGATCGCTTCAGGCAGATCGAGATGGGCGCTGCCGGAAGGGCCTGGCACGAAGACCTCCCTGGAGCCGGGAACAGAAGTCTTCCACGCCTCTTCCACCTCGGGGCCCACCTCGTAACAACAGGCCCTAATGCCAGGGCCTATGGCGGCGTGGAGGTCCAAGGGGTCGCTGCCAAGCTCCTTGACCATGGTCCTCACCAGGCCTCTTGCGATACCCTTCCTCAGGCCCTCGCGCCCGGCATGGGCGAGCCCTAAGGCCCGACGACGGGGGTCGTAGAAGACGACCGGAGGGCAGTCGGCATGGAAGACGGCCAGGGGGACCTCAACGCAGTCGCTTACCATGGCGTCGGCATCCCTGCCGGTCGCCCCCCTTGCGGCCGGCGGGCGGACGGCCACGACCTCGGCCGAATGGACCTGATTGACCGTCGTAAGCGGCCCGTGGGGCAGCCGTAAAGCCTTGAAGAGCCGCCTGCGGTTCTCCACCACGTTGGCACTCTCTTCGCCTGGAGCCATCCCGAGGTTGCATGAGGCGAAGGGCCCCGTTGAGACGCCTCCCAATCGGGTGGAGAAGGCGTGGGAAAACCCCTCAAAGGCCTCCAGAGCGGGGGCCGTTACATAGACGAGGCCTTCATTATCGTGAAAGGTGTTCGAGGTCGTCATGCCACGGTAGAAGCGGACGCCAAGTCGTATGCCCGCTTTCGCTGGGCGATGAGTTTCTCCTTGGAAAGCCCCGAGACGATGTGGTCCCACGGGAGGCGCTCCTCATAGGACCGTTCGCGGTGGGCGTAGAAGTCGGGATTGATCGGGTGGGTTCGTAGTGCCCTGCCCCAGTTGCCATCTTCTTCAACGACCCTCTCTAAGAGCCTGCCGACCCGGCGGTCGCCCACCGAAAGGACCGTCTGGACGTAGGACCACTTCGGCAGCTCGTAGGTCACCTCAACGTTCGGCACCTTGCCGAGGGCCCGCCGAAGGGTTTTCAGCTTCGCCTCCAATCGTTTTATCTCGAAAAACTCATCCCACTGGAAGGGGGTTTGGGCCTTGGGGATAAAGGGGTTGACGCTCAATGTTACGCGCCCTAAGGTGCCGGTCTTCCTGCTCTCGGCCAGCATGGTGTGCTTGCACCGCTTGGTCAGGCGGATCAGGTCCTCGATGTCCGCGTCCGTCTCACCAGGGAGCCCAATCATGATGTAGAGTTTGAGGTTCGGAAAGCCGCCCCGCGCAACGAGAGCGACCTTTTCCAGGATCTCCTCCTCGCCGGCGGGTTTGAAGATGACATCACGGAGCCGGTCGCTTCCCGCCTCCGGGGCCAGGGTAATGGTCCTGTGGCCGCTGGCCTTGAGGGCCTCCAGGAGCCTTTCTGAAAGCGAGTTGAGCCGGAGCGACGAGATGGAGACCTGCGCCCCCATGGCGACCGCTTCTTCGACAATCTCTTCCACCTGAGGGTGGTCGAAAACGCTCGGGCCCAGCAGGCCCACTCGCTCGTGGGTGACGAGAGCCTCTCGGACACGCCCTAGAATGTGCTCCTTAGAGGGGAATCGGGCATCGGACGCAACGTATCCGACCACGCAGAAGCGGCACCGCCGCCCGCAGCCCCGGTTCGCCTCGATCAAGTACATCCCGCCGAATTCGGTATGCGGGGTGACGATCTGTGTCACCGCCCCCCGCTCCTCGAAATCAACCACCTGCTGCTTGGTTACCACGGCCGGATAGCCGGGCTTGGGTGTGACCTCCGCCACCGTACCGTCTTCAGCGTATGCGACGTCGTATCCGGCGGGAAAATAGAGGCCGGGGAGGTCGCGTAGAGCCTCCGGCAGTTCGGCCCGGCCGGCCCCGGCGCTCACGGACTCCTGCCAACGGGACAGAAAGCCGTCCAGCTGCGCCTCAGCCTCGCCCACCAAGAATAAGTCGAAAAAGTCGGCCAGCGGCTCGGGATTGTAGAAGACGCAGATGCCCCCGCCAATGACCAATGGGGCCTCTTCAGCCCTCTCCTCCCGCCTCGGGGAGATCCCGCCCCAGTCGAGCATCTTCAGGACGTTCACGTAGTCCTGTTCGTAGCACAGGCTGAAGGCGACAATATCAAAGGAGTTTAAGGGGGTGGAGCTTTCTAAGCTGCTCAGCACACCTCGCCCGTCGGCGTAGACAGATACATCGTCGGGCTCGGGCATGAAGACCCGCTCGCACACCACATCGTCACGGTCGTTTAGGAGGCCGTAGACGACCTGCATCCCCAGATTGCTCATCCCCACGAAGTAGGAATTGGGGAAGGCTAGAGCAACCCGGATGCGCCCCCCGTGGTCTTTGTAGACCGTGTTGACCTCATCGGCGAGCAGCTGTAAGTCTTTTTGACGTAGCTTCCACGGTATCACGCATAAAACGTAGCGTGAAGAGAGTAAAAAGTCAACGTCAGCCTTTCCTCAATCGGCCTGCTTGCGAAGAAACGCGGGCACATCCCACTCCTTTTCATCGTACGAGAGGAAGTCCACGTCCCCGGCGGGGGGAGCCATTTCCGACTCCTTGGGGGCCGACTCATCGTCTGTCGACAGAGGGGAAAGAGAGTAGCTATCTCCCCCAACCACCTTCAGGCGGGGCCCATTACCATACTCCAGCGCCTCCGCGCCGGAGACCAGGACCTTCGCCGGCGGGCTGCCGAACCCGGTGGCGATTACGGTGACCCGGATTTCATCGCCCATATCCTCGTCGATGACGCTGCCGAATATGATGTGGGCATCTTCGTGGGCAGCCTCGAAGACGATGTTTGCAGCCTCGTTGACTTCGAATAGGCTCAGGTCTGGGCCGCCCGTGATGTTGATAAGCACTCCGTGAGCGCCGTCAATCGAGCTCTCCTCCAGCAGGGGGCTGCAGATAGCCCGCTGGGCCGCCTCGACGGCCCTGCCCTCGCCGACTGCGCTTCCAGCACCCATTAAAGCCATGCCCATCTCGCCCATGATGGTCTGGACGTCTGCGAAATCGAGGTTGATGAGGCCCGGCACGGTGATCAGGTCACTGATGCCCTGGACCGCCTGGCGGAGCACGTCGTCGGCAATCCTGAAGGCCTCGGTCAGGGGTGTATCCTTGCTGACCACATTGAGCAGCCTCTGGTTGGGGATGGTGATGACCGTGTCCACCTCCGCCTTGAGCTCTGCAATGCCCTGGTCGGCAATCTTCATCCGCTTTTTGCCCTCAAAGAGGAACGGCTTGGTGACCACCGCCACAACGAGGGCATGCATTTCCCGGGCAATCCGAGCTATCACCGGGGCCGCCCCGGTGCACGTGCCTCCCCCCATGCCGCCGGTGAGGAAGACCATGTCGGCGCCTTCCAATATCTCGGAGATTTTCTCGGCATCCTCGATGGCCGCCCGGCGGCCGGTCTCCGGGTTCGATCCGGCTCCAAGGCCCCGGGTCAACGTTGCGCCGAGCTGTAGCTTCTGCGGCGCGGTCGAGGCCGAGAGCGACTGGACATCTGTGTTGGCGGTGATAAAATCCACCCCGCCAAGGCTGGCGGCAATCATCGTATTGACGGCGTTCCCGCCACCGCCTCCGATACCAATGACCTTGATATCCGCCGTCAAGTATGGCTCTACCACAAACTCAAACACCATCGTATACCTCCTTTGCGCTTCGACTCCTGTTTACGACCCTCCGCGCATCTCAAACTACCTGAGCCCCTGCGTGGCTTAGACCACGGAGCTGACCCAGGACTTCATCCGCTGGAAAACCTTGTTGAATAGGTTGCGGTCCCCGAAGAAACCCGATCCGTTATTCTCCGTCTGACGCATCCCGTAGAGGACCAAGCCCACTCCGGTCGCGTACATGGGGCTGTTGACGATATCCACGAGGCCCCCGACACCGAGCGGCACGCCTTGGCGGACCGGCAGCTCAAAGACCCGCTCGGCGACCTCGACCATGCCCTCCATTATGTTGCTGCCGCCGGTCAAGACAACCCCCGATGGAATCTGCTCGTAGTAGCCGCTCTTGATAATTTCCATGCGCACGAGGCCGAAGACCTCCTCGGCCCGCGGCTGAACGATGTCGGAGAGGACCCGTCGGTGGATGACGCGGGGCTCGCGGCCGCCAACCGACGGCACTTCGATGGTCTCGTTTTCATGGACGAGGGCCGTCATAGCGCAGCCGAACTTCTTCTTAATCCGCTCGGCCTCGACCGTAGGCGTCCTCAGACCAATGGCGATGTCGTTCGTAATGTGGCTGCCGCCTATGGCCAGCACACCAGTGTGCTTAACCGATCCGTCTATGAAGACGGCTATATCGGTCGTTCCGCCACCAATGTCCACCAGCGCGACCCCAAGCTCCTTCTCGTCGGGGGTCAAGACGGCCTCGGCCGAAGCCAGCTGCTCGAGAATGATGTCATTGACCCGAAGCTGAGCCTTTTTGACGCTCTTGACGATGTTCTGGGCGCTCGTGACCGCTGCGGTCACGATGTGGACCTTCCCTTCCAGGCGCACCCCGCTCATACCGAGGGGCTCTCGAATCCCGTCCTGGTCGTCGATAAGGTACTCCTGGGGAATGACGTGGATGACCTCCCGGTCGAGGGGCATGGCGATCGCCTTGGCGGCATCGATGACCCTATCGATGTCGGGCTGGGTCACCTCCCTATTCTTGATGGCGATTATGCCGTGGGAGTTGAAACCCTTTATGTGGCCCCCGGCAATTCCCACGTAGACGCTCTCCACATCGACCCCAGCCATGAGTTCGGCCTCCTCCACGGCGCCCTTGGCGCTCTCTACCGTGCTTTCGATATTAACCACCACGCCCTTGCGAAGCCCCTTGGAGGGATGGGTGCCGATGCCTACTATATCGAGTTGGCCGTCCTCGCCGGGCTCGCCGATGATCGCACAAATCTTGGTCGTCCCGATGTCCAGGCCACAAACCATTTCTCCTCTTCGTGTCATTTTCTCACCTCCTTTCTTCGAGGCTAGCCCGCTTCCGGGTCAGCCGTGTTCGTCCGATCAGACCCCTTTGTCCTTGTCACCGCTCTTGACGATGACCCGTCTGTCAAACGAAAGATCGATGTATCGAATGTTCCCGTGGCGACGCTTAAGCTCCGCCGCAAGCGTCTTGAGACGGGCGAATTTCTTCTCCAGATCCCCTCCACGCACCGCCACGACGGCTTGACTGCCCCGTCCCTTGAGGACGATGCGGCCCGTATAAGTACAATCGACCACGGCGAGGGACCGCCGCCCCATGAGGGGCAAACCTTCGGTCGCCTGGAGAACAGCCAGGCCGGAGGCGACCTTCGGATCGGCAAAACGGATGCCCGGATTCGGCGCCGGGCCTCGAGCGCCAACTAGAACGGGAAAGCGAAGGCGGTCATCGGCCTCTGCAGCCCGAAGCACCATGCCCTCTCCATCCACCAGGACCTCCACAGCACCACTCCGGCCCGGGGCCCTCACCACCGCAACCGCCTCCCGCTCGACCACCTCTACAATGAGGCGACCTGGCAAATGACGTTCCAATTTGACCCTTTCAACCCACGGCTCGGCGAGCAGGCGGGAGGTTGCCTCGCTCAAATCCAGCGCCAAGAGGTTCGGAGCCGGCTCCAGCCCCGTCCGCTTTAGCAGTCCCTCCCGCTCAAGGTTCTTAAGCCCCCGGACCTCGATATCGGATGCCAGAAAGAGCGGCGACGAAGCGCCAATCACCGTTGCCGCCCAGACGAGCGCAACCACTGCGGCCACGGGCCCGCCGACCTTGAGGAGCACCCGCCCCCACCAGATGGCCGCGCGGGCGGGATCGAGCCAGCGCGACACGCGCCTCTTAAAGAGGCCCCATCGGCGCTTCCGGGCCTGCGCCCGCCCAGAGGACAGCCCCTTCTTCTTGCGCTTCACCTTTATCATCCAGGCTCTCCGACGACCCTGATCTCTAGCTCCAGGGCAACCCCCGATGAGGCCTCAACCATGCTCCGGACCTCTGCGATTAGAGTTTCGATCTCTGCGGCAGTCGCCCCGCCCGTGTTGATGAAGAAGTTGGCGTGCTTGGTGGAGACCTGGGCCCGACCGACGGTGAGGCCCTTGCAGCCGGCCTCCTCGATTAGGCGGCCTGCGTGGTCGCCCGGCGGATTCTTAAACATGCTTCCTGCGCAGGCCTCGCCCACCGGCTGTCTCCTTAGCCGCTCGCGGGTCATGCTCTTCATGACTTTCTGTATGTCGGCCGGGTTAGCGACGGGAAGCCGCCAGCGGCCCTCCACGATGATGGAGTCCGGTGGAAAGGCCGTCTGCCGGTAGGCGAAGCCGCATTCCTTTTTGGTAAGCCACCGAAGCTCGCCCTCCCGGTCTACCACCTCGACCCCGATTGCCCGATCTCCAACCTCCCCCTCTGGGGTGCCGGCGTTCATTCTAAAGGCCCCGCCCACGGTGCCCGGGATGGCGACTGCAAACTCCAGTCCGGTAAGCCCGCGGCGGGCCGCCGTGGCCACAAGGGTCGAGGCGGCCACTCCCGCCTCGGCGGCAAGCACCCCTTCGTCCTCGTTCTGCTCAACGAGCCAGCATCGCTTAAGCGCCGGGGCCGGATGGAGAACGAGGCCCCGGATACCGCCGTCTCGCACCAAGAGGTTGCTCCCGCCGCCCAGCACGACGTATCCTTCGCCCATCTCTCGGCAGATGCGAACCGCAGCCGCCAAGTCCTCCTTATCGGCCGGGGCATAAAAGAGGTCCGCCGACCCCCCAATCCTAAAAGTCGTATGTGGGGCCATGGATTTAGCGGCCCAGAGCTGCCCTCGCCCTTCGGCCTCAAGGCGCCTATAGAGAGCCGTGGCGCTAAAATCGGCATGAGCGGTCACCGTCATACCCTCACCCATCCTCTCCCATACTAGCGATGAGGGCCTCGCCCACCTTCCAGACATCGCCCGCCCCGAGGGTGAGCAGCAAATCGCCCGGTCGCAACCGCTCCTCCAGGAGAGGGAGAACGTCGCTCACGTCCTCGACGTAGGAGACATCCCGGTGCCCATGCATCTTCACCCCTTCGTGGATCTGTCGGCCGCTGACCCCAGGGATAGGGGCCTCCCCAGCGGGGTATATACCGGTGGTGATAAGCACATCGGCCTCGTTAAAGGCCGAGAAGAAGTCCCTGAGGAGGTATTGGGTGCGGCTGTATCGGTGTGGTTGGAAGACTACCACCAGGCGGCGCTCGCCCCAGCCGTCCTTGGCTGCCTTCAGAGTCGCTCGGATCTCCGCCGGGTGGTGTCCGTAGTCGTCCACAACCATTACCCCCTGTAGCTCGGCCTTGATTTGGAAGCGGCGCTCGATGCCGCCGAACTCGGCCAGAGCATCGGCAATGACGCCAAAGTCCAAATCCAGCTCCAATCCCACCGCGACAGCGGCAAGGCTGTTCAATACGTTGTGGACCCCCGGAATTTGGAGCCGCACGCGACCGAGGGGTCGGCCCTGATACCTCGCCGTGTAACTCGTCTCGGCGCCCTTGCGCTCAATCTCGCTACCCAGAAAGTCCGCCTGGCTCGACAACCCATAGGTGACAACCCGCCTCTCAATCCTCGGGATGAGCTCCTGGATGTGGGGCTCATCAAGACATAGGACGGCGAGCCCGTAGAACGGAACCTTGTTAATGAACGATAAAAACGTCTCCTGAAGGTGGGCCAGGTCGCGGTAGAAATCGAGATGCTCCTCATCGATGGTTGTGACCACGGCCACGGTGGGCGAAAGGTTGAGAAAGGAGCCGTCGCTCTCATCGGCCTCCGCCACCAGATAGCGGCCCTGTCCTAGCCGCGCGTTGGTTCCCCACACATTTAGGCGCCCGCCAATTACAATGGTCGGGTCGAGACCCCCGTGGCTGAGCACGCTCGCCACGAGGCTCGTGGTCGTAGTCTTGCCGTGGGTGCCGGCAATGGCGATGCCGTACTTCATTCGCATCAGCTCGGCGAGCATCTCCGCCCGGCGGATGACGGGAATCTTGCGCTCCCGGGCCGCCTCCACCTCAACGTTGTCGGGCCCCACGGCCGAGGAGATGACGACAACGTCCGCCTCACCCACGTTTTCCGCGCTGTGGAAGCCGACGACGGTGGCGCCCAGCTCCGCGAGCCGACGCGTGATGGGCGTCTCCTCGAGGTCAGAGCCGCTAACCCTGTAGCCCAAATTGAGGAGGACCTCGGCGATTCCGCTCATGCCGATCCCGCCGATCCCAACGAAATGAACCTGCTGGGTTTTGCCTAGCATTGCCTCAAGCCGCCTCCTTAATGAGTTTGAGCCCCAAGTCGACGATCCGCTCGGCCGCATCCGTGACCCGGAGCCGTCGGCAGGCCGCCACCATCGACTCTCGCCGTTCGGGCTCCTCCAGCAATCGCCGCACCGATGAAGCGAGCCTCGGGCCGTCGCACTCTTCGTCGAGCAGAACCTCGGCCGCCCCATGGGCCTCCACCGCACGGGCGTTGATCTCTTGATGTCGGTGGGCGGCGTGGGGGAAGGGGACGAGGATGGCCGGCAACAAAGCGGCCAGCACCTCAGCCACCGTCATTGCCCCCGCCCGACAGACGACCAGGTCGGCCTCCCGGTAGCGGGCGGCCATGTCGTAGAAGAAGGGCTCCACCTCGGCCCCGCCCGGCCAGGCTTCGTAAGTCATCTTGACCTCCTGGTGGTGGCGGTGGCCAGCCTGATGGACAATGCGCAGACGGCCTTGGTAGTCCATCAGCGCTCCCAGGGCTTCACCCATAGCCCGGTTGAGGCGGACCGAGCCCTGGGAGCCGCCGAAGACGAGCAAGGTCCACGGAGGCTCGCGCCTAACAAGGCGGTCTTGGGCGACGGCGTCGACCAACTCGCGCCGGAGGGGGTTGCCGGTCACCACAACCTTATCGGCCGGGAAGAACTGGCTGCTCTCGGCGAAGGCCACGCATATGACGCGGGCCAGGCGAGCGAGCCAGCGGTTCGTCACCCCCGGATAGAAGTTTTGCTCCTGGAGGAGCACCGGCACCCCTCGCTTGGCCGCCACCCAGATGGCAGGCCCAGCGACGTAGCCGCCGACACCGACGGCTAGGTCCGGCCGGAAGCGCCCCACAATTTTCCATGCCTGGGCGATCCCCACGGGAAGGCGGGCCGCCCCCGCCAGACGGGCGGGTGCGCTCTTGCCGACGACGCCGCTCGCCGTGATGGTCTCCAAGTTGAAGCCCTCGCGGGGCACGACGGTCGCCTCGAGCCCGTTCCTGGTGCCAACGAAGAGCACCTCTCCAGCAGGCTCCCGTCGGAGAAACTCCTTGGCAATGGCGATCCCCGGGTAGAGATGCCCTCCCGTGCCTCCGCCGGCAATGAGCACGCGCATCAGCGGAGCCCTCCCGACCGCTCGGCCCGGCGCGATAGATTCAACAGGAGCCCCACGGCCAGGCAGGTGACCACCAGCGAGGAGCCACCTATGCTGATGAACGGCAAAGGCAACCCCTTGGTGGGCAGCAACCCCACGACGACCCCCATGTTGATGAGGGCCTGCAGGGCGATGAACGCCGTACATCCCCCGGCAAGGTAGGCTCCGTAGGCATCGGGGTATCGGGAAGCGAGACGAAGGCCCCGCCAGATTAGAATGCCGAAGAGCAAACAGAGCCCCGTTGCGCCAATGAACCCCAACTCTTCTCCCACAACGGCGAAGATGAAATCGGTGTGCGCCTCGGGCAGGTAGAAGAGCTTCTGGGTGCCCCGGCCCAGGCCCTGGCCGAAAAGCCCGCCCCGGCCCAGGGCCAGGTAGGACTGGACCATCTGAAAGCCCGTGCCCGAGGGGTCGGCCCAGGGGTTCAAGAAGGACAGGAGGCGGCGGCGGCGGTATCCGGCTGAGGCCACGGCGACCGCCAGGACTGGCACGACGGCTGCGGCCGCCCCCGCGAGGTAGCTCCACGGTATCCCCCCCAGGACGAGCATGACCGCCACCACGGCGCCGATGAGGATGGCCGTGCCCAGGTCGGGCTCGACCAAAACGAGGGCCACGAGGATGCCCGGCACGACCATTCCCTTGAGGTAGACAGACAACGCCTCGCGCCTACAATCCTCCCGGCCGGCGAGCCAGCGGGCGAGATACAGCACACAGACGAGCTTCGCAAATTCCGAGGGCTGGACGGACAGAGGGCCAACGGGCAGCCACCGCTGCGCGCCTCCCACAGCGCGGCCGACCCCAGGTATCAGCACTAACCCTAATAGGGCGGCCACAACGACAACGGCGGGCATCGTCCAGCGCTTGACCCATTCCAGGTTCACGACGGCGGCGCACCCCATGGCCACCAGCCCGAGGGCGAGCCAGACGGACTGGCGCTTCACGAAGTAGTAGGTGTCCTTGTAGCGCTCGAGGGCGACGATGGCGCTCGAGCTGTTTACCATCACCAGCCCCACGGTGAGCAGCATAAGGACCGTAAAGAGGATGACGGGGTCAACCCGGGCCTTTTCGGGAAGCGTCAACACCCTTTTCATCGCAGCCCCTTCACCGCGGCCTTGAAAGAGAGGCCACGCTCCTCGAAATCCCGAAACGAATCGAAACTGGCGCACGCCGGACTCAAGAGCACAACATCTCCGGGCTTGGCCATCAAAAATGCCGTGCTAACAGCCGCCTCAAGGTTTTCGGCCCGCTCGACGAAGGCGTATCCGTTCAAAATCAGCGAAAGGCGCTCGGCCGCCTCCCCTATGAGGACGACAGCCCGGACCTTCTTAGATACGAGCCCGCAGAGGGGGGAGAAATCGCTCCCCTTGTCTTGCCCTCCGGCGATGAGGACGACGGGCCGATCCACGCTCTTAAGGGCGTTCATAACGGCCCCGACGTTTGTACCTTTGCTGTCGTTTATGAAGGTCACCCCTTCGATGGTGGCCACCTCCTCCATCCGGTGCTCGAGCCCGACGAAGCGCCCCAGCACCTCGACCATTTGATCGGGTGCGACACCCATCAAGAAGGCCACGCAGGTGGCCGCAAGAACGTTTTCCACGTTCCGCTTAGCATCCGCCGAGAGGGCCTCCAGTCCGTACAAGTGCTCTTCACGACCATTCTCCCTCCAGCGGACCTCCTCCCCATGGCGGAAAGCGCCCCGGTCAACGGGCCCATCGGCGCGGAAGGCGAATCGACGGCTTCGCCCCTCCCGCCCCCAGCCGAGCAGAAGAGGGTCGCCATCGTTGAGCACCACACTGTCGGTGATCCCCTGGGCGGCGTAGATGCGCCGCTTGAGATCCGCATAGGCCCCGAATGAGCCGTGGCGGTCGAGGTGATCTTCCGTAACGTTCAAGACCAAAGCGATCGAGGGCCGAAAGTCCCGGACCCCCTCGATCTGAAAGGTGGATACCTCGGCCAATAGATAGTCGGCGTCGGCCGCCTCTTCGACGAGGCCCGCCACCGGGGTGCCAATGTTGCCGCCCACTACCACCCGCAGGCCCGCGGCTTGGGCCATCTGTCCGATGAGCGTGGTGGTGGTCGATTTCCCGTTGGAGCCGGTCACCGCCACCCAAGGGATGTCCAGGAGCCGCCAGGCCAGCTCAATCTCACTGATAACCTCCACCCCGGCCTCCCGGGCCGCCGCCAGGGGTGGGGCGTCCCACGCGACCCCGGGGCTCGTCACCACCAGATGGGCCCGGCGGAAGAGCTCCAGGGGGTGGCCGCCGAAGGCGGACTCCACACCATCGGGAAGAGCCGCCGCCGCCTCGCCGAGCTCCGAGGAGGCCTTGGCGTCCGAGACGGTCACCCGGGCCCCTAGGCCCGCCAGGAGCCTTGTAGTCGCGACACCCGTCCGCCCCAGACCGACCACCACAACTCGGCGGCCGTTTAAGCTTCGGGCGTACGCGCTCTGCTCGATGGTCTTCACGGCTTCTCCCCTAACGCAACTTCAGGGTAGATAAGCTCAGCAGGGCGAGGACGATGGCGATTATCCAGAACCGGACGATCACCTTCGGCTCCTCCCAGCCCTTGACCTCAAAATGGTGGTGGAGGGGAGCCATCTTGAAGATTCGCTTGCCCCCGCTCCATCGGAAGTACGCAACCTGCAGGATGACCGATAGGGCTTCGATGACGAACAGCCCCCCCACCACCAACAGCAGGAGTTCGTGTTTGGTAATTACCGCCGCCGTGCCCAGCAGGCCCCCTAGGGCCAGGGCGCCCACATCTCCCATGAAAATCTCGGCCGGATAGGAGTTGTACCAGAGAAAGCCTAGGCCCGCCCCGATCATGGCGGCCCCGAAGACCGCCACCTCGCCCGCGCCCCGGATATGGATGATGTTGAGGTACTTGGCAAACCCGCTGTGGCCCGTCACGTAGGCGATGACCACGTATGCGACGGTGGCAATTATCACCGGCCCGATGGCCAGCCCATCGAGCCCGTCTGTGATATTGACGGCGTTGCTCACCCCCACGATGACCAGCACGACAAAGGGGATGTAAAACAGGCCCAGGTCCGGCACCGCCCGCTTGAAGAAGGGAATCGTCAGGTGAGACACAAAGGGGTGGCCGTGGGGGTCGAAGTATAGGAAACACGCCACACCGAGCGCCACAACACACTGGGCCGCCAGCTTCTCCCGCACCCCCAGGCCCTTCTTCTCCTTGAGGATGACTTTGCGGTAATCGTCGGCGAAGCCGATGAGGCCGAAACCGACAGCCGTATAGAGGAGCAACCAGACGTACTTGTTGGTGAGGTCCGCCCACAGGATGACGGAGACGAACAGGGCCAGGAGGATGAGCGTCCCGCCCATGGTCGGTGTCCCCTCTTTCGTCAGGTGGGTCTTAGGGCCATCGTCGCGGATGGACTCGCCCAGGGAGTAGCGCCGGTGGAAGGCGATGAGGACCGGCCCCAACACAAGGCTCACCGCCATCGCGGTCAGAAGGGCGTAGGAGGCCCGGAATGTAATATACCGGAAGACGTTGAATCCAATGAAGTAGTCCTTCAGAGGGTAGAGGAGATGGTAGAGCATCAGCCTTCCTCCTCCTTCTTGACCAAGAGCTCCACGACCCGCTCCATGGCCGAGCCCCGCGAGCCCTTGACCAGGATCCAGCCCCCCTCAGGCACCAGGTCCCTGAGGGCATCAGCCGCCTCAGCGTGGTCGTCACACCGGACCGCCTGGCTGGCAGGCAAGCCCGCCGCCTCGGCCGCCCGGGCCGCCTCGGCGGCCACCGGCCCCACGGTGACGAGCACCTCCACCCCGTCCACCACCGCGAGCCGACCCATCTCGGCGTGAGCCTCCGGGGCGTTCGGACCCAGCTCGCGCATCTCGCCGAAGCAAAATCCACCGGGGGCGGAGCCCTTCATTGTAACGAAGGTCTGCAGCGCCGCCCGTGTCGAGGCGGGGTTGGCGTTGTATGCGTCGTTGATGACCGTCCAACCCCCGACGGCCATCCGCTCCATCCGCATCTTCGGCAGCTCGACGTTCTCCAGGCCCCGGGGGATTGCCTCCACCGGAACTTCCAAGGCGAGGGCCGCAGCCGCAGCCGCCAGCGCGTTCATTACATTGTGGGCCCCCGGAGCCCTGAGGGAAACGGGAGACTTCGCGCCGCCCGCCACGAGGGTAAACCGGACGCCCTCGGCCCCCAGTTCCTCGGGCGCCTCGGCGGTGACCTCGGCCTCAGCTCCGAGACCGAACGTCACTATGCGGTCGGGCGCCCGGGCGCTCAAGGCCAGGGTCAGGGGGTCGTCGGCATTAAGCACAGCGATGCCGTCAGGCGGAAGGGC
This genomic interval from Nitrospinota bacterium contains the following:
- the murB gene encoding UDP-N-acetylmuramate dehydrogenase, whose product is MTVTAHADFSATALYRRLEAEGRGQLWAAKSMAPHTTFRIGGSADLFYAPADKEDLAAAVRICREMGEGYVVLGGGSNLLVRDGGIRGLVLHPAPALKRCWLVEQNEDEGVLAAEAGVAASTLVATAARRGLTGLEFAVAIPGTVGGAFRMNAGTPEGEVGDRAIGVEVVDREGELRWLTKKECGFAYRQTAFPPDSIIVEGRWRLPVANPADIQKVMKSMTRERLRRQPVGEACAGSMFKNPPGDHAGRLIEEAGCKGLTVGRAQVSTKHANFFINTGGATAAEIETLIAEVRSMVEASSGVALELEIRVVGEPG
- a CDS encoding UDP-N-acetylmuramate--L-alanine ligase, with translation MLGKTQQVHFVGIGGIGMSGIAEVLLNLGYRVSGSDLEETPITRRLAELGATVVGFHSAENVGEADVVVISSAVGPDNVEVEAARERKIPVIRRAEMLAELMRMKYGIAIAGTHGKTTTTSLVASVLSHGGLDPTIVIGGRLNVWGTNARLGQGRYLVAEADESDGSFLNLSPTVAVVTTIDEEHLDFYRDLAHLQETFLSFINKVPFYGLAVLCLDEPHIQELIPRIERRVVTYGLSSQADFLGSEIERKGAETSYTARYQGRPLGRVRLQIPGVHNVLNSLAAVAVGLELDLDFGVIADALAEFGGIERRFQIKAELQGVMVVDDYGHHPAEIRATLKAAKDGWGERRLVVVFQPHRYSRTQYLLRDFFSAFNEADVLITTGIYPAGEAPIPGVSGRQIHEGVKMHGHRDVSYVEDVSDVLPLLEERLRPGDLLLTLGAGDVWKVGEALIASMGEDG
- the murG gene encoding undecaprenyldiphospho-muramoylpentapeptide beta-N-acetylglucosaminyltransferase; translation: MRVLIAGGGTGGHLYPGIAIAKEFLRREPAGEVLFVGTRNGLEATVVPREGFNLETITASGVVGKSAPARLAGAARLPVGIAQAWKIVGRFRPDLAVGVGGYVAGPAIWVAAKRGVPVLLQEQNFYPGVTNRWLARLARVICVAFAESSQFFPADKVVVTGNPLRRELVDAVAQDRLVRREPPWTLLVFGGSQGSVRLNRAMGEALGALMDYQGRLRIVHQAGHRHHQEVKMTYEAWPGGAEVEPFFYDMAARYREADLVVCRAGAMTVAEVLAALLPAILVPFPHAAHRHQEINARAVEAHGAAEVLLDEECDGPRLASSVRRLLEEPERRESMVAACRRLRVTDAAERIVDLGLKLIKEAA
- the ftsW gene encoding putative lipid II flippase FtsW: MKRVLTLPEKARVDPVILFTVLMLLTVGLVMVNSSSAIVALERYKDTYYFVKRQSVWLALGLVAMGCAAVVNLEWVKRWTMPAVVVVAALLGLVLIPGVGRAVGGAQRWLPVGPLSVQPSEFAKLVCVLYLARWLAGREDCRREALSVYLKGMVVPGILVALVLVEPDLGTAILIGAVVAVMLVLGGIPWSYLAGAAAAVVPVLAVAVASAGYRRRRLLSFLNPWADPSGTGFQMVQSYLALGRGGLFGQGLGRGTQKLFYLPEAHTDFIFAVVGEELGFIGATGLCLLFGILIWRGLRLASRYPDAYGAYLAGGCTAFIALQALINMGVVVGLLPTKGLPLPFISIGGSSLVVTCLAVGLLLNLSRRAERSGGLR
- the murD gene encoding UDP-N-acetylmuramoyl-L-alanine--D-glutamate ligase, giving the protein MKTIEQSAYARSLNGRRVVVVGLGRTGVATTRLLAGLGARVTVSDAKASSELGEAAAALPDGVESAFGGHPLELFRRAHLVVTSPGVAWDAPPLAAAREAGVEVISEIELAWRLLDIPWVAVTGSNGKSTTTTLIGQMAQAAGLRVVVGGNIGTPVAGLVEEAADADYLLAEVSTFQIEGVRDFRPSIALVLNVTEDHLDRHGSFGAYADLKRRIYAAQGITDSVVLNDGDPLLLGWGREGRSRRFAFRADGPVDRGAFRHGEEVRWRENGREEHLYGLEALSADAKRNVENVLAATCVAFLMGVAPDQMVEVLGRFVGLEHRMEEVATIEGVTFINDSKGTNVGAVMNALKSVDRPVVLIAGGQDKGSDFSPLCGLVSKKVRAVVLIGEAAERLSLILNGYAFVERAENLEAAVSTAFLMAKPGDVVLLSPACASFDSFRDFEERGLSFKAAVKGLR